A region of the Bacteroidales bacterium genome:
CAAATCACAAGCTACTTTAGGAGCTAATATTCCCATCCAACGCAAGACCATGCTATTGTCTACTGCCAAACTATTAAAAGACTGATTAATTACTTTTTCTTTTTCAATATCTACATCAGGCGAATAAAAACGATTGAAAAGAACCATTCCTTTAATATCTGTTTGACTTAAACGCATAAAAAAGTTAGCTACTCCTGAAAAATAATTACTCATTTTTACACTCACTGGAATAGAAACAACATCACTTATTTGGTTAATGATATCAAAATAAGATTTCTCATAATCGAAACCTGTATATTCAGTATCGGCGGGCAAAACAAAAACATTCAATTCTAAAGCATCGGCACCAGCATCTTCCATTTTAAGGGCAAACTCAACCCATTCGCCATGACTCATGCAATTGATACTTGCAATAATTGGAATATCGACTTCATTTTTACAGGATTTAATTAAATCCAAATAATCGCCTATATTTTTTTGCTTAGTGTAATAAGTTAAATAATTTTCAGCATCACCAAACGAATCGTACATATTATTCACTC
Encoded here:
- a CDS encoding dihydroorotate dehydrogenase-like protein, translating into MANISTKYLGLTLKSPVIVGSSPLTDSVEKVKKLADAGAGAVVLKSLFEEQIIMDVDAQRVNNMYDSFGDAENYLTYYTKQKNIGDYLDLIKSCKNEVDIPIIASINCMSHGEWVEFALKMEDAGADALELNVFVLPADTEYTGFDYEKSYFDIINQISDVVSIPVSVKMSNYFSGVANFFMRLSQTDIKGMVLFNRFYSPDVDIEKEKVINQSFNSLAVDNSMVLRWMGILAPKVACDLASSTGIVDGESVIKNMLVGAKAVQVVSSIIKNGSKVITEMNKSLENWMDSKKYDETKDFIGKLSQKNIRKPILFERTQFMKYFSDADFTNF